A single Bifidobacterium scardovii JCM 12489 = DSM 13734 DNA region contains:
- the argH gene encoding argininosuccinate lyase translates to MAENNEHLALWGGRFTSGPSPELARLSKSTQFDWRLADDDIAGSRAHARALGRAGLLTADELARMEAALDELQRRVDSGAFAPIEDDEDEATALERGLLDIAGDELGGKLRAGRSRNDQIACLIRMWLRRHARVIAKQLLALALALIEQSEKAGRTVMPGRTHMQHAQPVLLAHQLMAHVWPLLRDVQRLVDWDKRIDASPYGSGALAGNTLGLEPVAVARELGFTNVTANSIDGTASRDLVAEFAFVAAMAGVDISRLSEEIIIWNTQEFAFVRLDDAYSTGSSIMPQKKNPDIAELARGKSGRLIGDLTGLLATLKGLPTAYARDLQEDKEAVFDQVDTLEVLLPAFTGMVATMSFDHDRLEAEAPTGFALATDIAEWLVKNGVPFRHAHELSGACVKIAEERGQELWDLTDEDFAGVFKDFLPADKAAEVREVLSTEGSVSARNGKGGTSPLRVREQIVAAKSAVESLRAFANSSSDGPAYKAPESLR, encoded by the coding sequence ATGGCTGAGAACAACGAACATCTGGCCCTGTGGGGCGGCCGCTTCACCTCCGGCCCGTCGCCCGAGCTGGCGCGCCTGTCCAAGTCCACGCAGTTCGACTGGCGACTGGCCGACGACGACATCGCCGGCTCTCGCGCCCACGCCCGCGCGCTCGGCCGCGCCGGCCTGCTCACCGCCGACGAGCTGGCCCGCATGGAGGCCGCGCTCGACGAGCTGCAGCGCCGCGTCGACTCCGGCGCCTTCGCGCCGATCGAGGACGACGAGGACGAGGCCACCGCGCTCGAACGCGGTCTGCTCGACATCGCCGGCGACGAGCTCGGCGGCAAGCTGCGCGCCGGCCGCTCGCGCAACGACCAGATCGCCTGCCTGATCCGCATGTGGCTGCGCCGCCACGCGCGCGTCATCGCCAAGCAGCTGCTCGCGCTCGCCCTCGCGCTCATCGAGCAGTCCGAGAAGGCCGGCCGCACCGTGATGCCGGGCCGCACGCATATGCAGCACGCCCAGCCGGTGCTGCTCGCGCACCAGCTCATGGCCCACGTCTGGCCGCTGCTGCGCGACGTGCAGCGCCTGGTCGACTGGGACAAGCGCATCGACGCCAGCCCGTACGGTTCCGGCGCCCTCGCCGGTAACACCCTCGGCCTCGAGCCTGTGGCCGTGGCCCGCGAGCTCGGCTTCACCAACGTCACCGCCAATTCGATCGACGGCACCGCCTCGCGCGATCTGGTCGCCGAATTCGCGTTCGTCGCCGCCATGGCCGGCGTCGACATCTCCCGTCTGAGCGAGGAGATCATCATCTGGAACACGCAGGAGTTCGCCTTCGTGCGCCTCGACGACGCCTACTCGACCGGCTCGTCGATCATGCCGCAGAAGAAGAACCCCGACATCGCCGAGCTGGCGCGCGGCAAGTCCGGCCGCCTGATCGGCGATCTGACCGGCCTGCTCGCCACGCTCAAGGGGCTGCCGACCGCGTACGCCCGCGACCTGCAGGAGGACAAGGAAGCCGTGTTCGACCAGGTCGACACGCTCGAGGTGCTGCTGCCGGCCTTCACCGGCATGGTGGCCACCATGAGCTTCGACCACGACCGTCTTGAGGCCGAAGCGCCGACCGGCTTCGCGCTCGCCACCGACATCGCCGAGTGGCTGGTCAAGAACGGCGTGCCGTTCCGCCATGCGCACGAGCTGTCGGGCGCCTGCGTCAAGATCGCCGAGGAACGCGGCCAGGAGCTGTGGGACTTGACCGACGAGGACTTCGCCGGCGTGTTCAAGGACTTCCTGCCGGCGGACAAGGCCGCCGAGGTGCGCGAGGTGCTCTCCACCGAAGGCTCCGTCTCCGCCCGCAACGGCAAGGGCGGCACCTCGCCGCTGCGCGTGCGCGAGCAGATCGTCGCCGCCAAGAGCGCCGTCGAATCGCTGCGCGCCTTCGCCAACTCGAGCTCCGACGGCCCTGCCTACAAGGCTCCCGAATCGCTGCGCTAG
- a CDS encoding HD domain-containing protein, with the protein MLTRNQIRGLVQEHGRDIIGHKHMRIERGCYQHGCVTTFAHSIRVACLAVWLADRLHLWNRVDLHSLIRAALLHDYFLYDWHDWDGGEHRLHGFTHGGAALRNALRDFRLNAIERDSIACHMFPMTPKPPSYIEGYLVTMADKISATRETLSLSRFHRPKLSRTPASGTGDRG; encoded by the coding sequence GTGCTGACGCGCAATCAGATCCGCGGCCTGGTGCAGGAGCACGGGCGGGACATCATCGGGCACAAGCATATGCGCATCGAACGCGGCTGCTACCAGCACGGCTGCGTGACGACCTTCGCCCATTCGATCCGTGTGGCGTGCCTTGCCGTGTGGCTCGCCGACCGGCTCCATCTGTGGAACCGCGTCGACCTGCACTCGCTGATCCGCGCCGCGCTGCTGCACGACTACTTCCTGTATGACTGGCACGACTGGGACGGCGGCGAGCACCGGCTGCACGGGTTCACCCACGGCGGCGCCGCGCTGCGCAACGCGCTGCGTGACTTCCGCCTCAACGCGATCGAACGCGACAGCATCGCCTGCCACATGTTCCCGATGACCCCCAAGCCGCCGAGCTATATCGAAGGCTATCTGGTCACCATGGCGGACAAGATCAGCGCCACCCGTGAGACGCTCAGCCTCTCGCGCTTCCACCGGCCGAAACTCTCGCGCACGCCGGCCTCGGGAACGGGGGACCGGGGCTGA
- a CDS encoding putative ABC transporter permease: MLFLEKLFLWFLLYSFCGWVYESILVSCQERRPVNRGFLNGPLCPIYGVGAVSGVVVLGNIRNPLLLFIIGAVGASILEYFTSWAMEKLFHARWWDYTNFRFNLDGRICLLGAIVFGVFAIIIVDVVQPVVGGWTDLMPLPAIHWLSVVFALLTAIDLAVTVAGIVDFDKSLDQVMAIMAHYGDTMKGAVNGASAKVGESWNNGMDMSMDFMLHVRDSASSILNRQQRRMIASFPKLRTDRNYDTLRELREMLEKMYRNR, from the coding sequence ATGCTGTTTCTCGAAAAGCTCTTCCTGTGGTTCCTGCTCTACAGCTTCTGCGGCTGGGTATACGAGTCGATCCTGGTGTCCTGCCAGGAGCGCCGCCCGGTCAACCGAGGCTTCCTCAATGGCCCGCTGTGCCCGATCTACGGGGTCGGCGCGGTCAGCGGCGTCGTGGTGCTCGGCAACATCCGCAATCCGCTGCTGCTGTTCATCATCGGCGCGGTTGGCGCCAGCATCCTCGAATACTTCACCTCGTGGGCGATGGAGAAGCTGTTCCACGCCCGGTGGTGGGACTACACGAACTTTCGGTTCAACCTCGACGGGCGCATCTGCCTGTTGGGCGCCATCGTGTTCGGCGTCTTCGCGATCATCATCGTCGACGTCGTGCAGCCGGTGGTCGGCGGATGGACCGATCTGATGCCGCTGCCGGCCATCCACTGGCTCAGCGTCGTGTTCGCGCTCCTGACCGCCATCGATCTGGCGGTCACCGTGGCGGGCATCGTCGACTTCGACAAGAGCCTCGACCAGGTGATGGCGATCATGGCGCACTACGGCGACACGATGAAGGGGGCCGTGAACGGCGCCTCCGCCAAGGTCGGCGAATCGTGGAACAACGGCATGGACATGTCCATGGACTTCATGCTGCATGTCAGGGACTCGGCGAGTTCCATCCTCAACCGGCAGCAGAGGCGCATGATCGCCTCGTTCCCGAAGCTGCGCACCGACCGCAATTACGATACGCTCCGGGAGCTGCGTGAGATGCTGGAAAAGATGTACCGGAACAGGTGA
- the tyrS gene encoding tyrosine--tRNA ligase — MAHVIDFKEAGFDSVLDELEWRGLISQSTDRDQLAEALNGEPVTYYCGFDPTAASLHIGNLVQLINMRHLQAAGHHPIALVGGATGLIGDPRQSGERTLNPKDVVAGWAERLKNQIGGILETTGDNPVRFVSNYDWTAQMSVIDFLRDVGKNFRLGTMLAKDTVARRLNSEDGISFTEFSYQVLQGNDYLHLYDEYGCTLEIGGSDQWGNLTSGMDLIRKVRGTSVNVFTSPIITDATGKKFGKSEGNAVWLDGTMLSPYKFYQFWFNRPDVEMESLLKAFTFLPKAEIERLVEESKTNPGAREAQRTLAWEVTSLVHGDAATQAAIDASAALFGRGGDLASIDEPTLESAIDGLKVEDENGEKAFPAASAGDRVAEAGVKAGLFKSISEARKTIKSGGVYLNNARVEGEDQTLADGDFLHGRFALIRRGKKVLGAVERH, encoded by the coding sequence ATGGCTCACGTCATCGATTTCAAGGAGGCCGGATTCGATTCCGTCCTCGATGAACTGGAATGGCGCGGGTTGATTTCGCAGTCCACGGACCGCGATCAGCTCGCCGAAGCGTTGAACGGAGAGCCGGTCACCTATTATTGCGGGTTCGACCCGACCGCAGCCTCCCTGCATATCGGCAATCTTGTGCAGCTCATCAACATGCGTCACCTGCAGGCGGCCGGGCATCACCCGATCGCCCTCGTCGGCGGCGCCACCGGCCTGATCGGCGATCCGCGCCAGTCGGGCGAGCGTACGCTCAACCCGAAGGACGTCGTGGCCGGCTGGGCCGAACGCCTCAAGAACCAGATCGGCGGCATCCTCGAGACGACCGGCGACAACCCGGTGCGTTTCGTCTCCAACTACGACTGGACCGCGCAGATGTCCGTCATCGACTTCCTGCGCGACGTCGGCAAGAACTTTCGTCTCGGCACCATGCTCGCCAAGGATACGGTGGCCCGCCGCCTCAACTCGGAGGACGGCATCTCGTTCACCGAGTTCAGCTACCAGGTGCTGCAGGGCAACGACTACCTGCACCTGTACGACGAGTACGGCTGCACGCTCGAGATCGGCGGTTCCGACCAGTGGGGCAACCTCACCTCCGGCATGGACCTGATCCGCAAGGTGCGCGGCACGTCGGTGAACGTGTTCACCAGCCCGATCATCACCGACGCCACCGGCAAGAAGTTCGGCAAGTCCGAAGGCAACGCCGTGTGGCTCGACGGCACCATGCTCAGCCCCTACAAGTTCTACCAGTTCTGGTTCAACCGCCCGGACGTGGAGATGGAGAGCCTGCTCAAGGCGTTCACCTTCCTGCCGAAGGCCGAGATCGAACGCCTGGTGGAGGAGTCGAAGACCAATCCGGGCGCCCGCGAGGCGCAGCGCACGCTTGCCTGGGAGGTCACCAGCCTCGTGCACGGCGACGCCGCGACGCAGGCCGCGATCGACGCGTCGGCCGCGCTGTTCGGCCGCGGCGGCGATCTGGCCTCGATCGATGAGCCGACGCTCGAATCCGCGATCGACGGTCTGAAGGTCGAGGACGAGAACGGCGAGAAGGCCTTCCCGGCCGCATCGGCCGGCGACCGCGTGGCCGAGGCCGGCGTGAAGGCCGGGCTGTTCAAGTCGATCTCGGAGGCGCGCAAGACCATCAAGTCCGGCGGCGTGTACCTCAACAACGCCCGCGTGGAGGGCGAGGACCAGACGCTGGCCGACGGCGACTTCCTGCACGGCCGTTTCGCGCTGATCCGCCGAGGCAAGAAGGTGCTCGGCGCGGTCGAACGGCACTGA
- a CDS encoding tetratricopeptide repeat protein, with translation MAEEQGRSGGKSYGNRKSYGSGRPGARGGKGFKPRGNGGRDGKSFGGSRDGYRKSGGFHKDGFRKDGDFRRDREAGESGGQDRGFHRGPRRDGDHGGFRRDNGGYRGKGGYRGRDDRRDGDRPRYQHRDGDQGERRDFRRDDRRDGERRNYRDHGGDRRDFRRDDRRDHDRRDFRRDGERRNDGERRNDGERRNDGERRDFHRDDRRDGERRNYRDHGGDRRDFRRDDRRDGDRRDFHRDDRRRGDRRDGDRRDFRRNDGDRRDFHRDGRKDFRRDGRRDDRRDGERRNDGERREFTYEEKREYRESKRRDYLESGPRRNSDGTISFPSQNPYTDRRPDEPKMPKGMEWSMLSTDERERLRGLSKEHAENIGLHILAAYALEESDPANALEHAKWVARQASRIDFARETLAFVAYRQGDYKLALREFRTAYRMNGFLDYLPFIADCERGTGNPKKAVEMATSDEAKQLRGEAKVEMFLVYAGALADLKLWDKAIDIVHTVGRSKGLPGEYRMRAVQAEQYFLEEAGRADEAAALDGLLDKLETQYADDDENIDDVVIDHDLERFSDDELDMLGISEDDARYAPDDYDAADSDDESDDEDAENDADDGDESDDDPIRTAEAIVAADKAEDADDEETLPAQETQDGAESVVEPAQAPEPDDADADADADADGDAEDADDESAEDGDQERSDDADESAEPQPGDASDGQPADAE, from the coding sequence ATGGCAGAAGAACAGGGCCGCTCGGGCGGCAAATCCTACGGCAACCGCAAATCGTACGGCTCGGGCAGGCCGGGTGCGCGCGGCGGCAAGGGATTCAAGCCGCGCGGCAACGGCGGACGCGACGGCAAGTCGTTCGGCGGATCGCGCGACGGCTACCGCAAGTCGGGCGGGTTCCATAAGGACGGCTTCCGCAAGGACGGCGATTTCCGCCGCGATCGCGAGGCCGGAGAATCCGGCGGCCAGGACCGCGGCTTCCACCGCGGGCCGCGCCGCGACGGCGATCACGGCGGCTTCCGCCGTGACAACGGCGGGTACCGCGGCAAGGGCGGGTACCGCGGACGCGACGACCGCCGCGACGGTGACAGGCCCCGCTACCAGCACCGCGACGGCGATCAGGGCGAGCGCCGCGATTTCCGCCGGGACGACCGCCGCGACGGCGAGCGCCGCAACTATCGTGACCATGGCGGGGATCGTCGTGACTTCCGCCGTGATGATCGCCGCGATCACGATCGTCGTGACTTCCGCCGTGACGGCGAGCGCCGCAACGATGGCGAGCGCCGCAACGATGGCGAGCGCCGCAACGATGGCGAGCGCCGTGATTTCCATCGTGATGACCGTCGTGACGGTGAGCGCCGCAATTATCGTGACCATGGCGGGGATCGTCGCGATTTCCGCCGTGATGACCGTCGTGACGGCGACCGCCGCGACTTCCACCGTGACGATCGCAGGCGTGGCGACCGCCGTGACGGGGATCGTCGCGATTTCCGCCGCAACGACGGCGATCGTCGTGACTTCCACCGCGACGGCCGCAAGGATTTCCGCCGCGACGGCCGCCGCGATGACCGCCGTGACGGCGAGCGCCGCAACGATGGCGAGCGCCGCGAGTTCACGTACGAGGAGAAGCGCGAATACCGCGAGAGCAAGCGCCGCGACTATCTGGAGAGCGGCCCGCGCCGCAACTCCGACGGCACGATAAGCTTCCCCTCGCAGAATCCGTACACCGACCGCCGCCCCGACGAGCCGAAGATGCCCAAGGGCATGGAGTGGTCGATGCTGTCGACCGACGAGCGCGAACGTCTGCGCGGCCTGTCCAAGGAGCACGCCGAGAACATCGGCCTGCACATTCTGGCCGCCTATGCGCTGGAGGAGAGCGACCCGGCGAACGCGCTCGAGCATGCCAAGTGGGTGGCCCGCCAGGCCTCCCGCATCGATTTCGCGCGCGAGACGCTCGCCTTCGTGGCGTACCGCCAGGGCGACTACAAGCTGGCGCTGCGCGAGTTCCGCACCGCGTACCGCATGAACGGCTTCCTCGACTACCTGCCGTTCATCGCCGATTGCGAGCGCGGCACCGGCAACCCGAAGAAGGCCGTCGAGATGGCCACCTCCGACGAGGCCAAGCAGCTGCGCGGCGAGGCCAAAGTCGAGATGTTCCTGGTCTATGCCGGCGCGCTCGCCGATCTGAAGCTGTGGGACAAGGCCATCGACATCGTGCACACGGTCGGCCGTTCGAAGGGCCTGCCGGGGGAGTACCGCATGCGCGCGGTGCAGGCCGAGCAGTACTTCCTCGAGGAGGCCGGGCGCGCCGACGAGGCCGCCGCGCTCGACGGCCTGCTCGACAAGCTGGAGACGCAGTACGCCGACGATGACGAGAACATCGACGACGTGGTGATCGACCACGATCTCGAGCGCTTCTCCGACGACGAGCTCGACATGCTCGGCATCAGCGAGGACGACGCCCGGTACGCGCCGGACGACTACGACGCCGCCGACAGCGACGACGAGTCCGACGACGAGGACGCCGAGAACGACGCCGACGATGGCGACGAGTCCGACGACGATCCGATCAGGACCGCCGAGGCGATCGTCGCGGCCGACAAGGCCGAGGACGCCGACGACGAGGAGACGCTGCCCGCGCAGGAGACGCAGGATGGCGCCGAGTCCGTCGTCGAGCCGGCGCAGGCGCCCGAGCCGGATGATGCCGATGCCGATGCCGATGCCGATGCCGACGGCGATGCCGAGGACGCCGACGACGAGTCCGCCGAGGACGGCGATCAGGAGCGGTCCGATGATGCGGACGAGTCCGCCGAGCCGCAGCCCGGGGACGCCTCCGACGGCCAGCCCGCCGACGCCGAGTAG
- a CDS encoding HAD-IIA family hydrolase yields MAPMLKSTSRPIAEAYRLALLDLDGVVYRGKNPVEHAADAIRSAEAAGMSIEYTTNNSSRLQCVVADQLRGFDLDVEPHQVITSSVVAARMVARHVPQGAKVLVLGAGHLREEVAGQGLHVVDHAADDPAAVIQGWYPDMSWNEMAEVAYAVERGASYFVTNRDLTIPRELGIAPGCGSMIQAVINATGVEPVASAGKPESAMYDEARLLAAGPGEQPVDKDRCLAIGDRLDTDIEAGNRGGYDSLAVLTGVTNPRELMLAPAHLRPTFIAEDLRGLLEAQPAVDQAADGAWTCGEAVASFDADTLTVSGGRRLDALRAACAAAWRFADNGGDAGRLRLPIIQF; encoded by the coding sequence ATGGCGCCCATGCTGAAATCCACATCGCGGCCCATCGCGGAAGCCTATCGCCTGGCGCTGCTGGATCTCGACGGCGTGGTCTACCGGGGCAAGAACCCGGTGGAGCACGCCGCGGACGCGATCCGCAGCGCCGAAGCGGCGGGCATGTCCATCGAATACACCACCAACAATTCCTCGCGGCTCCAGTGCGTGGTCGCCGACCAGCTGCGGGGCTTCGATCTGGACGTCGAGCCGCATCAGGTGATCACCTCCTCGGTCGTGGCCGCGCGCATGGTCGCACGGCATGTGCCGCAGGGGGCCAAGGTGCTGGTGCTGGGCGCCGGGCATCTGCGTGAGGAGGTCGCCGGGCAGGGTCTGCATGTCGTGGACCATGCCGCCGACGATCCGGCCGCTGTGATCCAGGGCTGGTATCCGGACATGTCGTGGAACGAGATGGCCGAGGTGGCCTATGCGGTCGAACGCGGCGCCTCGTACTTCGTGACCAACCGGGATCTGACGATCCCGCGCGAGTTGGGCATCGCGCCCGGATGCGGTTCCATGATCCAGGCCGTGATCAACGCTACCGGCGTCGAACCGGTCGCTTCTGCCGGCAAGCCCGAATCCGCCATGTACGACGAGGCCCGGCTGCTCGCGGCCGGTCCCGGCGAGCAACCCGTCGACAAGGACCGGTGCCTGGCGATCGGCGATCGCCTCGACACCGACATCGAGGCCGGCAACCGCGGCGGCTATGATTCGCTGGCCGTACTGACCGGCGTGACCAATCCCCGCGAACTGATGCTCGCCCCGGCGCATCTGCGCCCGACCTTCATCGCCGAGGATCTGCGCGGCCTGCTCGAGGCGCAGCCGGCCGTGGACCAGGCCGCGGACGGCGCATGGACGTGCGGCGAAGCCGTCGCCAGCTTCGACGCGGACACGCTCACGGTGAGCGGCGGGCGCCGCCTCGACGCCCTGCGCGCGGCCTGCGCCGCCGCATGGCGCTTCGCCGACAACGGCGGCGACGCCGGCCGTCTGCGCTTGCCGATCATCCAATTCTGA
- a CDS encoding TlyA family RNA methyltransferase: MQRLDAVIVELGLVDTRSKAQRLIKAGHVLVDGRVTTKPAANVAMASVITVDKGDDYVSRGAYKLVGAFDAFRQHGLPEPEGMRCLDIGASTGGFTEVLLRRGAAQVIALDVGHGQLDPRIAGDGRVVRMDGVNIRGVVADDLAFRPQLVVSDVSFISLTYVIPVIARIAAAGAHIVLLVKPQFEVGREGLGKNGIVEDPALRRRALDAVMRCAERHGLHVVAAAPSPIEGTHGNSEYLLYVRA, from the coding sequence ATGCAACGACTGGATGCCGTCATCGTCGAACTCGGGCTGGTCGACACGCGCTCCAAGGCGCAGCGGCTCATCAAGGCCGGCCATGTGCTGGTCGATGGCAGGGTGACGACCAAGCCGGCCGCGAACGTGGCCATGGCCTCGGTCATCACCGTCGACAAAGGCGACGACTACGTATCGCGTGGCGCCTACAAGCTGGTCGGCGCCTTCGACGCGTTCCGCCAGCATGGGCTGCCCGAGCCGGAGGGGATGCGGTGCCTGGACATCGGCGCCTCGACAGGGGGATTCACCGAAGTGCTGCTGCGGCGCGGCGCCGCACAGGTCATCGCCCTCGACGTGGGCCACGGGCAGCTCGATCCGCGCATCGCCGGCGACGGCAGGGTCGTGCGCATGGACGGGGTCAACATCCGCGGCGTCGTTGCCGACGATCTCGCCTTCCGCCCGCAGCTGGTCGTCTCCGACGTGTCGTTCATCTCCCTGACGTATGTGATTCCGGTCATCGCGCGCATCGCCGCGGCCGGGGCCCATATCGTGCTGCTGGTCAAGCCGCAGTTCGAGGTCGGCCGGGAGGGCTTGGGCAAGAACGGCATCGTCGAGGACCCGGCGCTGCGCCGGCGCGCGCTCGACGCCGTCATGCGCTGCGCCGAGCGGCACGGCCTGCATGTCGTCGCCGCCGCGCCCTCGCCCATCGAAGGCACGCACGGCAACAGCGAATACCTGCTCTACGTGCGCGCCTAG
- a CDS encoding aspartate ammonia-lyase, with amino-acid sequence MTNDTTTVPAAPHAQAMRTEHDCIGTMDVPANAYWGIHTQRAIGNFTVSGISDMQHPQMIRAYATVKRACAEANEELGLLDHERARAIAAACLEIEGGALADQFPVDVLQGGAGTSLNMNVNEVIANRALEIAGHAKGDYGYIHPNDHVNHSQSTNDTYPAACKIALVDALGPMAEETRKLSRAFHDLADRHANDVTIGRTQLQDAVPMTFGQEFHAFASFLKTDIAELEALVPQLTVLNLGATAIGTGICADLRFRNAATEHLARITGLPIRAASDPIASVTDMSAYIAVSQTVKNLAIHLKKAADDLRLLNSGPHAGFNDLTVPARQAGSSIMPGKVNPVIPECVDQCCFMVFGMDTTVTWAASEGQLQLNAFDPVMAHALLEGIGVLTRAMAMFRERCVEGITVHTATGLRYANSSPSIAAALNGEIGYEHAADIAKEAMETNRSVREVAGERTDLPADRLDALLDPITLSRRLGQTCREHR; translated from the coding sequence ATGACGAACGATACGACCACGGTTCCGGCCGCGCCTCACGCGCAGGCCATGCGGACCGAGCATGACTGCATCGGCACGATGGACGTACCTGCGAACGCGTACTGGGGCATCCACACCCAGCGCGCGATCGGCAACTTCACCGTCAGCGGGATCAGCGACATGCAGCACCCGCAGATGATCCGCGCCTACGCCACGGTCAAGCGCGCCTGCGCCGAGGCCAACGAGGAGCTCGGTCTGCTCGACCACGAGCGGGCGCGGGCGATCGCGGCGGCGTGCCTCGAGATCGAGGGCGGCGCGCTGGCCGACCAGTTCCCGGTGGACGTGCTGCAGGGCGGCGCCGGCACCTCGCTGAACATGAACGTCAACGAGGTGATCGCCAACCGCGCGCTGGAGATCGCCGGGCACGCCAAGGGCGACTACGGCTACATCCACCCCAACGACCATGTGAACCACTCGCAGTCCACCAACGACACGTATCCGGCCGCGTGCAAGATCGCGCTGGTCGACGCGCTCGGCCCGATGGCCGAGGAGACGAGGAAGCTCTCCCGCGCCTTCCACGATCTCGCCGACCGGCACGCCAACGACGTGACCATCGGACGCACCCAGCTGCAGGACGCCGTGCCGATGACCTTCGGGCAGGAATTCCACGCCTTCGCCAGCTTCCTGAAAACCGATATCGCCGAGCTGGAGGCACTGGTGCCCCAGCTGACCGTGCTCAATCTCGGCGCGACCGCCATCGGCACCGGCATCTGCGCGGATCTGCGGTTCCGCAACGCCGCCACCGAGCATCTGGCCCGCATCACCGGGCTGCCGATCCGCGCCGCCTCCGACCCGATCGCCTCGGTCACCGACATGAGCGCCTACATCGCCGTCTCCCAGACCGTCAAGAATCTGGCGATCCACCTGAAGAAGGCGGCCGACGACCTGCGCCTGCTCAATTCCGGCCCGCACGCCGGGTTCAACGATCTGACCGTTCCGGCGCGCCAGGCCGGCAGCAGCATCATGCCCGGCAAGGTGAACCCGGTGATCCCCGAATGCGTGGACCAGTGTTGCTTCATGGTGTTCGGCATGGACACGACGGTGACATGGGCCGCATCCGAGGGACAGCTGCAGCTCAACGCCTTCGACCCGGTGATGGCGCACGCGCTGCTCGAGGGCATCGGCGTGCTGACGCGCGCGATGGCGATGTTCCGCGAACGCTGCGTCGAGGGGATCACGGTGCATACGGCGACCGGGCTGCGGTACGCGAATTCCTCGCCGTCTATCGCCGCGGCGCTCAACGGCGAAATCGGCTACGAGCATGCGGCCGACATCGCGAAGGAGGCCATGGAAACGAACCGCAGCGTGCGCGAGGTCGCCGGCGAACGCACCGATCTGCCGGCTGATCGGCTCGACGCGCTGCTCGACCCGATCACGCTGTCGCGCCGCTTGGGCCAGACCTGCCGCGAGCACCGCTGA
- a CDS encoding MFS transporter yields the protein MVNLLLAVIYIAFISLGLPDALLGAAWPTMSQDLGAPVSWAGGISMTISAGTIVSALLSDRMTLRFGAGRVTAVSVGMTAAALFGFSLAPNYWTLLLMAVPYGLGAGGVDAALNNYVAIHYESRHMSWLHCMWGVGTLIGPYVMGYALSGGQGWPWGYRYIGILQVALTVILVFSLPLWKSRARSGASGAAAADGAGPSDSGAGESAEQRKPLGLRGVLAISGAKEILVMFLCYCAIEQTAMLWGSSYMVIGQGIDKVTAARWASLFCIGITVGRALSGFLTMRFSDPVMIRRGQALLLVGIAVMLVPLPHHAGVLGGLVIIGLGCAPIYPCVIHSTPSYFGEDKSQAIVGVQMACAYIGSMLMPPLFGLIAQYVSIRLFPFYMLFFLALMVAMHESLRRKRA from the coding sequence ATGGTCAACCTGCTGCTCGCCGTGATCTATATCGCCTTCATCAGCCTCGGCCTGCCGGACGCCCTGCTCGGCGCGGCGTGGCCGACGATGAGCCAGGATCTGGGGGCGCCCGTCTCGTGGGCCGGCGGCATCTCGATGACGATCAGCGCCGGCACCATCGTCTCGGCGCTGCTGAGCGACCGCATGACGCTGCGGTTCGGCGCGGGCCGCGTCACCGCCGTGTCGGTCGGCATGACCGCCGCCGCGCTGTTCGGCTTCTCCCTCGCCCCGAACTACTGGACGCTGCTGCTCATGGCGGTTCCCTACGGTCTGGGAGCCGGAGGCGTCGACGCGGCGCTCAACAACTATGTGGCCATCCACTACGAGAGCCGGCATATGAGCTGGCTGCACTGCATGTGGGGCGTCGGCACGCTGATCGGCCCGTACGTCATGGGCTATGCGCTCTCCGGCGGCCAGGGGTGGCCGTGGGGATACCGGTACATCGGCATCCTGCAGGTCGCGCTGACCGTCATCCTGGTGTTCAGCCTGCCGCTGTGGAAGTCGCGTGCGCGATCAGGGGCCTCCGGGGCCGCCGCGGCGGACGGGGCCGGGCCGTCGGATTCCGGCGCCGGGGAGAGCGCCGAGCAGCGCAAGCCGCTCGGGTTGAGGGGCGTGCTCGCCATCAGCGGCGCCAAGGAGATCCTGGTGATGTTCCTGTGCTACTGCGCGATCGAACAGACGGCCATGCTGTGGGGCAGCAGCTATATGGTGATCGGCCAGGGCATCGACAAGGTGACCGCGGCCCGCTGGGCGAGCCTGTTCTGCATCGGCATCACGGTCGGGCGGGCGCTGAGCGGGTTCCTGACCATGCGATTCAGCGATCCGGTCATGATCCGCAGGGGGCAGGCCCTGCTGCTCGTCGGCATCGCCGTCATGCTGGTGCCGCTGCCGCACCATGCCGGCGTACTGGGCGGTCTGGTGATCATCGGGCTCGGCTGCGCGCCGATCTATCCGTGCGTCATCCATTCGACCCCCTCGTATTTCGGCGAGGACAAGTCGCAGGCGATCGTCGGCGTGCAGATGGCGTGCGCCTACATCGGATCGATGCTCATGCCGCCGCTGTTCGGCCTGATCGCGCAGTATGTCTCCATCCGGCTGTTCCCGTTCTACATGCTGTTCTTCCTGGCGCTCATGGTCGCCATGCACGAGTCCCTGCGCCGCAAGCGGGCGTAA